A window of the Butyricimonas virosa genome harbors these coding sequences:
- a CDS encoding ATP-binding cassette domain-containing protein produces MEEPIVRVEHLSHRYSVQWAIRDINFEINQKGILGLLGSNGAGKSTTMNIICGVLNQTEGTVYINGIDTRKNPVEAKKYIGFLPQKPPLYTDHNVDEYLTYCAHLRLMDDKEVKAAVGLAKERCGIAHFSKRLVKNLSGGYQQRLGIAQAIVHNPKLVVLDEPTNGLDPNQILEIRELIREIAQDHAVLLSTHILSEVEAICHTIKMIEHGNLIFSGSIDEFHNSVKSNNCIVRLENAPAEEELKNIPGVTKVKKLDEHTFRIQFEREGEEEAKRVAEICVNRGWRLSEIQMEKVSMDEIFAQLSGKRVVEKF; encoded by the coding sequence ATGGAAGAACCAATTGTAAGAGTAGAACATTTATCCCATCGTTATAGTGTACAGTGGGCAATTCGGGATATAAATTTTGAGATAAACCAAAAGGGAATTCTTGGGCTTTTAGGTTCTAACGGTGCGGGGAAATCGACCACGATGAATATTATCTGTGGGGTTTTGAACCAAACGGAGGGAACTGTATACATTAATGGAATAGATACCCGTAAAAATCCTGTAGAAGCCAAAAAATATATCGGTTTTTTACCCCAAAAGCCACCTTTGTATACGGATCATAACGTGGATGAATATCTAACATATTGTGCCCATCTCAGGTTGATGGATGATAAGGAGGTAAAAGCAGCCGTAGGGTTGGCAAAAGAGCGTTGTGGAATTGCTCATTTCAGCAAACGTTTGGTAAAGAATCTTTCGGGAGGTTATCAGCAACGTTTAGGTATAGCGCAAGCGATTGTACACAATCCGAAACTTGTAGTGTTGGATGAACCCACGAATGGATTGGATCCGAATCAGATATTGGAGATTCGGGAATTAATTCGGGAAATTGCACAGGATCATGCTGTACTGCTTTCCACGCATATATTGTCCGAGGTGGAAGCTATTTGTCATACGATTAAAATGATCGAACACGGTAATCTGATATTCTCCGGATCAATAGATGAATTTCATAATAGTGTTAAATCCAACAATTGTATTGTTCGGTTGGAAAATGCTCCGGCAGAAGAGGAGTTGAAGAATATTCCGGGTGTTACCAAAGTAAAGAAATTGGATGAACATACTTTCCGTATACAATTTGAACGGGAAGGAGAGGAAGAGGCGAAACGTGTGGCAGAAATTTGTGTGAACCGGGGATGGCGGTTGAGCGAAATTCAAATGGAAAAAGTGTCGATGGATGAGATTTTTGCCCAGCTATCGGGAAAGCGAGTGGTTGAAAAATTTTAA
- a CDS encoding Gldg family protein — protein MRAIYKIAKSELGTLFYSPIAWLILVIFVFQIFSCFANLLEYSVNMKTLDQVQGYQSYMLFVIGGFAPYMTIQSTLYLYIPLLTMGLMSREYSSGSIKLLFSSPISSLQIILGKYLSMLIYGLIMMGSVLVLVIVGYFSIKDFDLSLVLSGWLGLYLLMATYAAIGLFMSTLTSYQIVAALGTLTLISFLNFIGSLWQHIEGVREVMYWFSLKGRADEPIRGLICSEDILYFILVSGMFLGFSVLKLQFARQSCSMSVKVGKYVGLVACVALFGYISTIPQLKCFYDATANKDRTITPNSQEILKQVDGGLTITSYVNLLDKFGYLGMPSNWFNTRNIFETFTRFKPETKLKSYYYYDNAAGANASREEMDKAIERLVLTSDINSKSILTPEQMREKIDLSAEEYRYVFLLERENGQKAFLRMYDDQGKYPSEAEISAVLKTMISKSPRIAFLGGHGERSIHDRSGVNYTSFTTVLDSRGALINQGYTPCTLTLSAGGDIPADIDVLVIADLRKALTDDELIQVKRYIERGGNLVVLGEPRRPEYIAPVLEQLGLAFVPGVLVQPHEGYAADYLWVTFTPEGAELEPIFARMVELNNVLTMPSATAIYETENVGFEAIPVFTTGTMKCWNELETKNFSLEDPTLNEAIGEKENAYVTGYALRRDVKGKEQRVFVLGDADCISNAELGVDREFRRSNYALIDGMFRWLVYDEYPIDISRPAAKDNDVYLTPAGYAWVKIFLRWVCPAILVLLGCLIWFSRRMK, from the coding sequence ATGAGAGCAATATATAAAATAGCAAAATCGGAGTTAGGTACACTCTTTTATTCTCCGATTGCCTGGTTGATATTAGTGATATTCGTATTTCAGATTTTTAGTTGTTTTGCGAATTTGTTGGAGTATTCTGTGAATATGAAGACTCTAGATCAAGTACAGGGATATCAAAGTTATATGCTTTTTGTCATAGGAGGTTTTGCTCCTTATATGACAATACAATCTACTCTCTATCTCTATATCCCGTTGTTGACCATGGGATTGATGAGTCGGGAGTACAGTAGCGGTTCTATAAAATTACTTTTTTCTTCCCCCATCAGTAGTTTACAAATCATTTTAGGAAAATATCTTTCCATGTTAATTTATGGTTTAATCATGATGGGTAGTGTATTGGTATTGGTTATTGTCGGTTATTTTTCGATCAAAGATTTTGACCTTTCACTTGTGCTTTCCGGTTGGTTAGGGCTTTATTTGTTGATGGCAACTTATGCGGCGATCGGGCTTTTTATGTCCACTCTGACTTCTTACCAGATTGTGGCAGCTTTGGGAACGTTGACTCTTATTAGTTTTCTTAACTTTATTGGCAGTCTGTGGCAACATATAGAAGGAGTTCGCGAGGTCATGTATTGGTTTTCGCTTAAGGGACGTGCGGATGAGCCTATTCGGGGACTTATTTGTAGTGAAGATATACTTTATTTTATTCTTGTGTCTGGAATGTTTCTAGGTTTTTCAGTCTTGAAATTGCAATTTGCCCGTCAGAGTTGTTCTATGAGTGTGAAAGTTGGTAAGTACGTGGGATTAGTAGCTTGTGTGGCTTTGTTCGGTTATATTTCCACGATCCCTCAACTTAAGTGTTTTTATGATGCCACGGCCAATAAGGATCGCACGATTACTCCGAATAGTCAAGAGATATTGAAACAGGTGGATGGTGGCCTGACTATTACCTCTTATGTTAATCTTCTTGACAAGTTTGGTTATCTTGGTATGCCTTCTAACTGGTTTAATACCCGGAATATTTTCGAGACATTTACTCGTTTTAAGCCAGAGACTAAGTTGAAGAGTTATTATTATTACGATAATGCAGCCGGAGCAAATGCCTCGCGTGAAGAGATGGATAAGGCGATTGAGCGACTTGTGTTGACTTCTGATATTAATTCTAAAAGTATACTTACACCTGAACAGATGCGAGAAAAAATAGATCTTTCTGCCGAAGAGTATCGTTACGTGTTTCTTTTAGAACGTGAAAATGGCCAAAAAGCTTTTTTACGTATGTATGACGATCAGGGAAAATATCCTTCCGAAGCGGAAATTTCAGCTGTGTTGAAAACGATGATTTCCAAAAGTCCCCGGATAGCTTTTTTAGGAGGACATGGAGAGCGTAGTATACATGACCGGTCTGGAGTAAACTATACCTCTTTCACAACAGTTCTTGATTCTCGTGGTGCTCTTATCAATCAAGGATATACTCCGTGTACACTTACACTTTCAGCCGGAGGAGATATCCCTGCCGATATAGATGTATTGGTTATTGCCGATTTACGGAAGGCTTTAACGGATGATGAACTGATTCAAGTAAAACGTTACATAGAACGTGGCGGTAACTTGGTGGTGCTGGGCGAACCGCGTCGTCCGGAATATATAGCTCCGGTTTTGGAGCAATTAGGGCTTGCGTTTGTTCCGGGAGTGTTGGTACAACCTCATGAAGGATATGCGGCCGATTATCTTTGGGTAACCTTCACGCCAGAGGGGGCCGAGTTAGAGCCAATTTTTGCTCGTATGGTAGAGTTGAATAACGTGCTAACAATGCCATCTGCTACGGCTATTTATGAAACAGAAAATGTCGGATTTGAAGCGATCCCTGTATTTACAACGGGAACGATGAAGTGTTGGAATGAATTGGAAACTAAAAACTTCTCTCTTGAAGATCCCACATTAAATGAGGCAATAGGTGAAAAAGAGAATGCTTATGTGACGGGCTATGCTTTGCGGCGTGATGTGAAAGGAAAAGAACAGCGTGTCTTTGTTCTCGGTGATGCGGATTGTATCAGTAATGCAGAACTTGGAGTTGATAGAGAATTCCGTCGTTCTAATTATGCTCTAATAGATGGGATGTTCCGGTGGTTGGTGTATGATGAATATCCCATTGATATCAGTCGTCCGGCAGCTAAAGATAATGATGTATATTTGACTCCGGCAGGATATGCTTGGGTTAAGATTTTCCTTCGTTGGGTTTGTCCGGCAATACTTGTATTGCTTGGTTGTCTGATTTGGTTCTCTCGGCGGATGAAATAG
- a CDS encoding PKD-like family lipoprotein, whose product MKTINYILGCCIAMTLLYACIDDEGNYDYSELKTVNITNVYSNWSVPLGEEYVITPTIDYGDTDPSEFVYTWVSEIQEEWSDTISRDKELRYTFKEIARYMTTFVVEHVPTGALTSKQIDLNTVSRYSTGWTILSEQNNKSVLSYIRAEQSGENSIIYNFFKDIYTTLRGDDLGTGPIRMGRHFSSSSDEILVIQESGAVEIDGQDFSKAIATHEEFVGGAYPANFVPKQAEYGARLEAILGTDGNVYTRVNPNGSFQICQYNTHPAFSNARIEKMYYCAYLGYIYMYDELNHRMIALYDEPQAYTGMVIYPSMHPDSTHVDNFTPVDDMGEGTQLVFIGSYNVEGATGRDFVQIIKKGTNYYFQTYKAYLHSGSSNLYIFDEKEELFVGNDYVNENSKYCIDGSSYLYFTADNVLYCWNRINQVEVFYTFSSKITDIERYANGSDREEIAVGLENGEFYIIDASYESISGQKEKVLFKTEGLGRVVDVQYKYGNSSNFNKESRL is encoded by the coding sequence ATGAAAACGATAAACTATATTTTAGGGTGTTGTATAGCGATGACATTGCTATACGCCTGTATTGATGACGAGGGAAATTACGATTACTCGGAATTGAAAACCGTGAATATTACGAATGTATATAGCAACTGGTCCGTGCCTTTGGGGGAGGAATATGTTATAACCCCGACAATAGATTATGGGGATACGGACCCGTCTGAATTTGTTTATACATGGGTGAGTGAAATTCAAGAGGAATGGAGTGATACGATTTCACGTGATAAGGAGTTGCGTTACACATTTAAGGAAATAGCTAGGTATATGACGACTTTCGTGGTGGAGCATGTGCCTACGGGGGCATTAACATCCAAACAAATAGATTTAAATACGGTATCCCGTTATTCCACAGGATGGACCATTTTGTCGGAGCAAAACAACAAATCTGTATTGAGTTATATCCGGGCCGAGCAGTCGGGAGAGAATAGTATAATCTACAATTTTTTTAAGGATATTTACACTACACTTCGTGGAGATGATTTGGGAACAGGACCTATCCGAATGGGAAGACATTTTTCCAGTTCGAGTGATGAAATCCTAGTTATTCAGGAGAGTGGTGCGGTAGAAATTGACGGTCAAGATTTTTCGAAAGCAATTGCCACTCATGAGGAATTTGTGGGAGGGGCATATCCTGCCAATTTCGTTCCAAAACAAGCTGAATATGGAGCTAGGTTGGAGGCTATTTTAGGTACAGATGGAAACGTGTACACGCGTGTAAATCCGAATGGAAGTTTTCAAATTTGTCAATACAATACGCATCCAGCCTTTAGCAATGCCCGAATTGAGAAGATGTATTATTGTGCTTATTTAGGCTATATTTATATGTATGATGAATTGAATCATCGAATGATTGCTTTGTATGATGAACCTCAGGCTTATACGGGTATGGTGATTTATCCGTCCATGCATCCGGATAGTACGCACGTGGATAACTTTACTCCGGTTGATGATATGGGAGAGGGAACACAATTGGTATTTATTGGGTCGTACAATGTGGAAGGAGCTACAGGACGGGATTTTGTACAAATTATTAAGAAAGGAACGAATTATTATTTCCAAACTTACAAAGCCTATTTGCATAGTGGTTCATCAAACTTGTATATTTTTGACGAGAAGGAAGAATTGTTTGTGGGAAATGATTATGTGAATGAGAATTCAAAATATTGTATAGACGGATCTTCATATCTTTATTTTACAGCAGATAATGTTCTCTATTGTTGGAACCGAATCAATCAGGTTGAAGTGTTTTATACGTTCTCGAGCAAGATTACTGATATTGAACGTTATGCTAATGGTAGTGATCGAGAAGAGATTGCTGTCGGGCTTGAAAATGGGGAGTTTTATATTATTGATGCTTCTTACGAGTCTATAAGTGGTCAGAAAGAGAAAGTTTTGTTCAAGACTGAAGGTTTGGGGCGTGTTGTGGATGTGCAATACAAGTACGGAAATTCTTCGAATTTTAATAAAGAATCGAGATTATAA
- a CDS encoding ABC transporter ATP-binding protein produces the protein MESIVKVEHLSHRYTVDWAIQDINFEVNRKGILGLLGSNGAGKSTTMNIICGVLNQTDGTVYINGIDTRKNSVEAKKNIGFLPQKPPLYSDHTVDEFLIFAAEMRLVDPKKIKQAVEMAKERCGIAHFSKRLIRNLSGGYQQRLGIAQAIVHSPKFVVLDEPTNGLDPNQILEIRKLVKEIAVDHAVLLSTHILSEVQAMCDDIKMIEHGHLVFSGTLEEFDNYVKPDTFIVKLDNPPEDEEILAIPGVVRLKHLDKNTLRVRFDKREDITEIVASACVNNGWGLCEITLERISLEEIFAQLSGKRLIDKF, from the coding sequence ATGGAATCTATTGTAAAAGTAGAACACTTGTCCCATCGTTATACGGTGGATTGGGCAATTCAAGATATAAATTTCGAGGTGAATCGTAAAGGTATATTAGGTTTATTGGGATCCAATGGTGCAGGAAAATCGACTACAATGAATATTATTTGCGGTGTATTGAATCAGACGGATGGAACTGTATATATAAACGGTATTGATACCCGTAAAAATTCAGTGGAAGCAAAAAAGAATATTGGTTTTCTCCCTCAAAAACCACCTTTGTATTCTGATCATACGGTGGATGAATTCCTTATTTTTGCCGCGGAAATGAGACTCGTGGATCCCAAAAAGATCAAACAAGCTGTTGAAATGGCCAAAGAGCGTTGCGGTATTGCTCATTTCAGCAAACGACTTATTCGTAATCTTTCGGGGGGATATCAGCAACGTTTGGGGATAGCGCAAGCTATTGTGCATAGTCCGAAGTTTGTAGTGTTGGATGAGCCGACGAATGGTTTGGATCCGAATCAGATTTTGGAAATACGTAAGCTTGTTAAGGAGATTGCGGTAGATCACGCTGTCTTGCTTTCCACGCATATTTTATCGGAAGTTCAAGCAATGTGTGATGATATTAAAATGATTGAGCATGGGCATCTTGTTTTCTCCGGTACCTTGGAAGAGTTTGATAATTACGTGAAACCGGATACTTTTATCGTAAAACTCGATAATCCTCCTGAGGATGAAGAGATTCTAGCTATCCCCGGGGTGGTTCGTCTCAAACATCTGGACAAAAATACTTTAAGAGTTCGATTTGACAAGAGGGAAGATATAACAGAAATCGTGGCAAGTGCTTGTGTTAATAACGGTTGGGGATTGTGCGAGATTACTTTGGAAAGAATCTCTTTGGAAGAGATCTTTGCTCAATTGTCAGGAAAAAGATTGATAGATAAATTTTAA
- a CDS encoding Gldg family protein gives MKTIYRIAKSELNSLFCSPIAWLVLVIFTFQMSMVFTDRIIWELRDFVINNREKDGLTVYFLLSGFGTPLFPGVLSYLYLYFPLLTMGLMSREFSSGSIKLLYSSPITSTQIVLGKYLSMMFYGLIMLAIVTIYVVFYIFVLKDFDYPVAITGLIGIYLIMCLYSAVGLFVSCLTSYQVVAAIGTFAALTILQVIGGVLQGVDFWRDITYWICSGPHGPIAGLINSGDVLYYILMPALFIGMSIMKLQFARQSKPWYMKVVKYLALVIVIVGIGYATSRRSTVCITDLSRDEQLTLTPKSREILKRYDGQELTLTTYVNIMDEHMAAKLFPRSRIGDMSVFSKYYRFKPDMKFKYIYYYDHVLNGHSCCAPGEDLEEAARKQAKVNGLDFDDVLSPEEMREIHDLSGENNQVVRILEDSEGNWTYLRMFNDLNPYPSEQEISVALLRMKEGAVKMGALYGHGEREMNKSGDRELGWLFTNGSGRGSLINQGFDPVSIPLTEDWGIPDDVQILLIIDPKEAFSKVELEKIRDYVASGRHLIIATDVNRSAVMSELLSDFGVQALPGMLVLPRKDEDPTNINAVFTPQSGMINPTFAHWGNRNYPLSMTGAVALNYVTDKGYNVVPLVASPVGSWTELETTDFAGETPSFNPKAGEINQQLPVVLALTRQVNGKEQRIMIFGDADWMTMGEFSKRRVYGVANGQLTTLMCSWMTDYRYPTYFPRPAQPDNHIKLSYQSRGTLKLVFVVIFPAVILLLYFGVWFKRRGK, from the coding sequence ATGAAAACAATATATAGAATAGCGAAATCAGAATTAAACTCTTTGTTTTGTTCGCCGATAGCTTGGTTGGTATTGGTGATATTCACGTTTCAGATGAGTATGGTTTTTACAGACAGGATTATATGGGAATTGAGAGACTTTGTGATCAATAACCGGGAAAAAGACGGGTTGACAGTCTATTTTTTGCTGTCCGGTTTCGGAACGCCATTGTTTCCTGGTGTACTTTCTTATTTATATCTTTATTTCCCGTTGTTAACAATGGGGTTGATGAGTCGGGAATTTAGTAGCGGTTCGATTAAATTATTGTATTCTTCTCCGATTACCAGTACCCAAATTGTGTTGGGTAAATATCTTTCCATGATGTTTTACGGGTTGATTATGCTGGCTATCGTTACGATTTACGTGGTCTTCTACATATTTGTTTTAAAGGATTTTGACTATCCCGTGGCTATAACCGGTTTAATAGGGATTTACTTGATCATGTGTCTCTATTCTGCAGTCGGATTGTTTGTTTCTTGTTTGACCTCTTATCAGGTTGTTGCGGCCATTGGTACTTTTGCTGCATTAACTATTTTACAGGTGATTGGTGGTGTATTGCAAGGAGTTGATTTCTGGAGGGATATAACTTATTGGATTTGTAGCGGTCCTCATGGGCCAATAGCCGGTTTGATAAACAGCGGTGATGTTTTGTATTATATCTTGATGCCCGCTTTGTTTATCGGCATGTCTATTATGAAATTACAGTTTGCAAGGCAGAGTAAACCATGGTATATGAAAGTGGTGAAATATTTGGCTTTGGTTATTGTGATTGTGGGTATTGGTTATGCGACTTCTCGTCGATCGACAGTATGTATCACGGATCTCTCGCGTGATGAACAATTAACACTGACTCCCAAAAGTCGTGAAATATTAAAACGTTATGATGGACAGGAACTGACGTTGACAACTTATGTCAATATCATGGATGAACACATGGCGGCTAAATTATTCCCGAGAAGTCGGATCGGTGATATGTCCGTGTTCAGTAAGTACTATCGTTTCAAACCGGACATGAAGTTTAAATATATCTATTATTATGACCACGTGTTGAACGGACATTCTTGTTGTGCCCCGGGGGAAGATTTGGAGGAAGCAGCACGTAAACAAGCTAAAGTAAATGGGTTGGATTTTGATGATGTGCTCTCTCCCGAAGAGATGCGGGAAATTCATGATTTGAGCGGAGAGAATAATCAAGTTGTCCGTATACTTGAAGATAGTGAGGGAAACTGGACGTATTTACGTATGTTCAATGATTTGAATCCTTATCCGAGTGAACAGGAGATTTCAGTTGCTTTATTAAGAATGAAAGAGGGGGCTGTGAAAATGGGTGCTCTTTATGGACATGGAGAACGTGAAATGAACAAGAGTGGTGATCGGGAATTGGGATGGCTTTTTACCAACGGTTCTGGTCGGGGTTCATTGATCAACCAAGGATTTGATCCGGTAAGTATTCCGCTCACGGAGGATTGGGGAATTCCTGATGATGTGCAGATACTTTTAATTATAGATCCCAAAGAAGCCTTTTCGAAAGTAGAACTAGAGAAGATAAGGGATTATGTGGCAAGTGGTCGCCATTTGATTATAGCTACGGATGTTAATCGTTCTGCTGTGATGAGTGAGTTACTTTCGGACTTTGGTGTACAAGCATTACCGGGTATGTTGGTTTTACCTCGTAAGGATGAAGATCCTACAAATATAAATGCTGTTTTTACCCCGCAAAGTGGAATGATTAATCCAACTTTTGCACACTGGGGAAATAGGAATTACCCGTTAAGTATGACGGGAGCGGTAGCTTTGAATTATGTAACGGATAAAGGATATAATGTTGTACCACTGGTTGCTTCTCCTGTGGGTTCATGGACAGAACTGGAAACGACGGATTTTGCGGGGGAAACCCCGTCGTTTAATCCGAAAGCGGGGGAAATCAATCAGCAATTACCCGTGGTGTTAGCATTAACTCGCCAAGTGAATGGTAAAGAACAACGAATCATGATTTTTGGTGATGCGGACTGGATGACGATGGGTGAATTCAGCAAACGGAGGGTTTACGGTGTGGCGAACGGGCAATTGACAACACTGATGTGTAGCTGGATGACCGATTATCGATATCCAACTTATTTTCCTCGTCCGGCTCAACCTGATAATCATATAAAATTGTCGTATCAATCAAGAGGAACCTTAAAATTGGTATTTGTTGTTATCTTCCCAGCCGTGATACTGTTGTTGTATTTTGGGGTGTGGTTTAAGAGAAGGGGTAAATAG
- a CDS encoding RagB/SusD family nutrient uptake outer membrane protein, whose amino-acid sequence MKTCKNILLSALVLFSFSSCSDWFEVQPENEIAKEDLFASYDGYRTALNGIYRNLSDASLYGNNLSFGFISLLGQNYDVPAYILPYDVSGNIVNYEYDNANVKSITQAVWEKAFNTVANCNLLIQNAEQREANFFDEGENERNVIIGEAKGLRAFVHFDLLRLFAPAPVTGDDASYIPYVSSYLTSHPVHLPTSVVLDSIINDLQEAQRLLADNDTLVNVKMMQSVNYRFEGNYNGGGFFAYRGTRMNYVAVNALLARVYLYKGDKATAYKYAREAYRFYSEKKWYSFTSESNLSNTNVEYRRCKLYEDILLAFYNTNIYDIYESWLTTHFYWATNHLPIKNRTDLFEGDETDFRYRYMLHSGGYSLKWVRVSDANALWYITDQYPLLPVIRMSEVFYIMCEYLADNNLTEAITLLNTLRIARGASQLSMSLTKDEFLTCLYNDATREFIAEGQTFYLYKRLNKSMYNGAYPIEMTGKYVVPLPDSETITQ is encoded by the coding sequence ATGAAAACATGTAAAAATATATTATTATCCGCTTTGGTCCTTTTTTCTTTTTCCTCTTGTTCCGATTGGTTCGAGGTTCAACCAGAAAATGAGATTGCTAAAGAGGATTTGTTTGCATCCTATGACGGTTATAGGACAGCGTTGAACGGCATTTACCGGAATCTTTCCGATGCATCGCTTTACGGGAATAATCTTTCCTTTGGTTTTATCAGTTTACTGGGACAGAATTATGATGTTCCGGCATATATACTCCCGTATGATGTTTCCGGTAATATTGTAAATTACGAGTATGATAATGCGAATGTAAAAAGTATCACTCAAGCTGTTTGGGAGAAAGCTTTTAACACGGTAGCTAATTGTAATTTGTTGATTCAGAATGCAGAACAGCGAGAAGCTAATTTCTTTGATGAGGGAGAAAATGAAAGGAATGTAATTATCGGAGAGGCTAAAGGGTTGAGAGCATTCGTTCATTTTGATTTGTTGAGACTTTTCGCCCCGGCACCTGTTACGGGAGATGATGCGAGCTACATCCCATACGTGTCATCATACTTGACTTCTCATCCGGTTCATTTGCCGACTTCAGTGGTTTTGGATAGTATTATCAACGACTTGCAGGAAGCACAGAGATTGTTGGCTGATAATGATACTTTGGTTAACGTAAAAATGATGCAAAGCGTAAATTATCGTTTTGAAGGCAATTATAATGGAGGGGGTTTTTTTGCTTATCGGGGAACCCGAATGAACTACGTGGCAGTGAATGCTTTATTGGCGAGAGTTTATTTGTACAAGGGGGATAAGGCTACGGCTTATAAATATGCCCGAGAAGCGTATCGTTTTTATAGTGAAAAAAAATGGTATAGTTTTACTAGTGAAAGTAATTTGAGCAATACGAACGTGGAATATCGTAGATGTAAATTGTATGAGGATATTTTGTTAGCTTTTTACAACACGAACATATATGATATTTATGAAAGTTGGTTAACAACCCATTTTTATTGGGCTACCAATCATTTACCAATAAAGAATAGAACCGATTTGTTTGAAGGTGACGAAACGGATTTTAGATATCGTTACATGCTGCATTCCGGCGGTTATTCTTTGAAATGGGTGCGTGTATCAGATGCTAATGCCTTGTGGTATATCACGGATCAATATCCTCTTTTACCTGTTATCAGGATGAGTGAGGTATTCTATATCATGTGTGAATATTTGGCAGATAATAATTTAACGGAAGCGATTACTTTATTGAATACATTGAGGATAGCTAGAGGTGCGTCCCAGTTGAGTATGAGTCTGACAAAAGATGAATTTCTAACGTGTTTATATAATGATGCCACACGTGAGTTTATTGCAGAGGGACAAACATTCTACCTGTATAAACGTTTGAATAAGAGCATGTATAATGGAGCGTATCCTATTGAAATGACTGGTAAATATGTTGTTCCCCTTCCAGATAGTGAAACTATTACTCAATAA
- a CDS encoding DUF4843 domain-containing protein, which yields MKNRIFVILAFVFVWMGCDEREIPVYDTGKFYIEFENETVDSTIFTFIYYPHNEYYDLPVAMKIAGETAKRDLTYKISVDEELSTVEDKHYSLPETTVFSKGVYHDTCYVRLNKTADLSNRAVRLVLRLEATSDMEVGKLDNAVAIIQISNTVARPSWWDSNIEQYYLGAYSQKKFVLFLEVTGADLTDANDSEKRAYALEFKQYLIDHRGEQETIDENGQPMTVPVLGLE from the coding sequence ATGAAAAATAGAATATTTGTCATATTAGCTTTTGTATTCGTGTGGATGGGATGTGATGAAAGAGAGATCCCTGTATATGATACTGGAAAGTTTTATATCGAGTTTGAAAATGAGACGGTTGATTCGACAATTTTCACGTTTATATATTATCCGCATAACGAATATTATGATTTACCCGTAGCAATGAAAATAGCTGGAGAAACTGCAAAACGGGATTTAACGTATAAGATTTCCGTGGATGAAGAACTTTCTACGGTGGAGGACAAACATTATTCTTTGCCGGAAACAACGGTGTTTAGTAAAGGTGTGTATCATGATACTTGTTACGTTCGTTTGAACAAAACAGCCGATTTGTCTAATCGGGCGGTGAGACTTGTACTTCGATTGGAAGCGACTTCGGATATGGAGGTTGGTAAGTTGGACAATGCGGTGGCTATTATTCAAATTTCCAATACGGTAGCCCGACCATCATGGTGGGATTCTAACATAGAACAATATTATCTGGGAGCTTATTCTCAAAAGAAGTTTGTTCTCTTTCTTGAAGTAACAGGGGCGGATTTGACGGATGCGAATGATAGTGAAAAACGGGCTTATGCTTTGGAATTCAAACAATATTTGATTGATCATCGCGGAGAGCAAGAAACGATAGATGAAAACGGACAGCCTATGACGGTTCCTGTGTTAGGATTGGAATAA